TTATTTTGTCCAACGTTTTGCAAAGCCACATGAACTACCCTGGGCCCCAAAGTTCTATTGTACAAAAGAATGCCGGAATTCTGATCCAGAACGCCCATCAAGCGTCTAAGCCCTTGCAAAGGACGGATTCAGTAGACTTCCCAAGTGGTGTTGGACATCCTGATCGCCGTCGAGACACACTTCCAGCGACGTTGGTGCCGCCGCCCAGCCCGACAAAGTGTGCCGCTCACAACCCTATGCGCCATCTAAACCTGCATGTCCGCGTAGCTCGCTTGATTCAAACCAGACTCTTACCTCGTTCAAAGGGACCTCGCATGAAGATCTCGATACATCGAAATGTTCCCAGTCGCCTCGATCCTGGCCCTGTACGTGGCAGCAGTGTCAGCAGCTCCTGGTCAGCCGACTGACAAGGCTTTCGACTACGTTTGTGCTCTCTAACCGATTACACCCACCCCGAATTATGATGTGAACTAACTGATGGCTCTACAGATTGTTGTTGGCGGAGGTACTGCTGGAGTCGCGCTGTCGACCCGTCTCAGCCGGGGGCTGCAGAACGCGACAGTCCTGGTCATCGAAGCAGGTCCATCAGGGCTCGGCGACGAGCGCATTGAGATTCCGGGTCGGAGAGGTTCGACGTTTGGGAGCAAGTACGACTGGAATCTCACTACTGTGCCGCAGGAGGGATCAAATGGCCGCGTCTGGGTTCAGACCAGAGGGCACGTCTTGGGTGGGAGCTCCGCACTCAACCTCTTCTCATACGATAGGGCGTCTGCGCACGAGTATGACGGATGGGAAGAGCTTGGTAACCCAGGGTGGAACTGGGACTCGATGCGCTCTGCCATGATGAAGTCTGAGAATTTTACCTCGGCCAACACTCAGTACTACACCGGGAGCGAGGGCGTTGGCAATGCTGGACCTATCAAGGCTCTGATCAACCGGCTCATCCCCAAGCACCAAGCCCCGCTGTTCCCGGTCATGAACAGCTTGGGCATCGAAACAAACCTTGAATCATTGAACGGCAACGTTCTGGGCGTTCTGTACTCGCCCAACAGCATCGAGCCGACACACTACAACCGATCCTACAGCGCCAACTCTTACCTGCCCTTAGCCGGTCCAAATCACTTCGTTTTGACAGATTCAAAGGTCGCCAAAGTCAACTTGGAGACTACCTGCCATGGCAGCCAGCGTGCTACCGGCGTGACTCTTGTCGACGGAACCGTCCTAACTGCTCGTCGCGAGGTTATCGTTTCTGGTGGAGGTTTACTGAGCCCCTCTATTCTGGAAAACTCCGGCATTGGCAGGGCGGATGTTCTCTCTGCTGCTGGTATTAGTCAGATTATTGACCTTCCAGGAGTAGGTGAAAACCTCCAGGATCACATCCGCATCCAGAGCTCGTACGAACTGAAGAGCAACTACACTGGATACGACCGTCTCAAGTACGACACAGTCTATGCTGCTGAGCAGCTCCAGCTCTGGCGGCAAGGCAAGACTTCAATGTACGGATACTCTGGGAGTGGATACACGTTCACCAACTGGAACCAAGCTCTCGGTGACGATGGAGAAGCAGCGCTTGCTGCCCTTGCTCAGACGGCGATTGTGGATACCAACAACCCGGTTGAGAAGAAAAAACTCCAATGGCTCAACGATACAACGGTACCTCAACTGGAAATTCTTTTCAGCGACGGATATACCGGCGTCAAGGGGTATCCTGCTTCAGGAAGTCCAGGTTACGGCAAAGACTACTTCACGCTCATCGCGGCCATTATGCACCCACTGAGCCGAGGGCATGTCCACGTCAACCCTGCCGACCCCTTGGGACCACCTCTCATCGACCCGAATTATCTTTCAAACGAATACGACTTGCAAGCAGCCATCCAAGCCATCAAAAAGTGTCGTCAGGTCGCTCTCACCGAACCTCTCAGATCCACGTGGGTTTCGGAGTATGAGCCAGGCTTGAATACTACGACAGACGCACAGTGGCGGGACTTTGCTCTCAGGACCACCTTATCCATCTATCACCCAGTCGGCTCCTGCGCAATGCTCCCGAAGGAAGATGGCGGCGTCGTTGACCCGTCACTAAAGGTCTACGGAGCGGAGAACCTCAGGGTCGTGGACGCAAGTATCATGCCAGTCCTAATTTCAGCGCATATTCAGACTGCAATATATGGAATTGCGGAGAGAGCTGCTGATATCATTATTGAGGCTGCAAAAAAGTTATGAAAGGCCTACGCCAGTAGCCAAAGTCAAATATTATCCAGAGTATGCTGAGTAGCAATGACGTTAATGTTTCCTATGTAGCGTCCGATGGGCTATTTTGTTCCGCGTACATACTTCGCTATTGAGAGTTCTTTGTAGCGCAAAATTATATTCAGTATTACTGTCTACTTTCTTGTCGCAGCAAACTCCTCGAGCCAGGCTTGTACAAACTCCACCTCGAAGCTCTGAGCCTCTTTGACAGGCAACGGTGGCAGGTCAGCCGTTGTCTCGTTCTTGAAAATGCCATTCTCGTCCCAGTGGTGAACTGCTCCGCCCGTGATGACCAAGTTGGGCTCCTCGGTGGTCGACTCTGGCCGCGGAAGCCCGATCTTGTTAGGAGTCGCAGATCGCCACGGGTCAGATTCGCCATCAATGATGGCTACGCGAGGGTAGCTGAAGTTATAACCACCGTACTTGTTGATGGCTTCAACGTCAGGTAGCGAGGTAATGTTGAAAGCCTTGCGACAGATGACTGTGGAGTATTCGATGTCAATCAGGCGAGAGATCAAAGGAAGCTGGTCTTCCGGAACGCCGGAGCCGGTCTGGAGGTAGCCCCATCTAAACACAAGTGTCAGAGTTTGGCCACAATAATTCTGAGTTCAATCACTTACTGAGAACAATACTGGTATGCCCACAGACGCCAGGACGCGCTGAGATCATCCGCGGCATACGCATCGTCACTTCCGGGTCCGAAGCAGTCGTCTTGGTTCTCCGAGTCGCACCAGGACGATGTGTAGTTGACGTAGCCAATGTAGTTCTTGAGTCGAGGGGCCAACTCCGTGACTTCTGACTCATAGCCGCCAATCTCAAGTAGGTAGCGAGCACTAGAGTCAAGGCTATCCGTTGCGGGCCACACCAGTTCGTCGGAGGTCATGTTGCCACAGTAGagaaggaaatcgtcgctgTCAAGGGCTGGGTCCCAGTTTCGACCCTGTAGCCCTGCAATGCCGCCCCCAATGGCGCTCGCAAAGTCGACGCTCGCAGTCACGTTAGGGAGT
The DNA window shown above is from Colletotrichum lupini chromosome 7, complete sequence and carries:
- a CDS encoding choline dehydrogenase, with the protein product MFPVASILALYVAAVSAAPGQPTDKAFDYIVVGGGTAGVALSTRLSRGLQNATVLVIEAGPSGLGDERIEIPGRRGSTFGSKYDWNLTTVPQEGSNGRVWVQTRGHVLGGSSALNLFSYDRASAHEYDGWEELGNPGWNWDSMRSAMMKSENFTSANTQYYTGSEGVGNAGPIKALINRLIPKHQAPLFPVMNSLGIETNLESLNGNVLGVLYSPNSIEPTHYNRSYSANSYLPLAGPNHFVLTDSKVAKVNLETTCHGSQRATGVTLVDGTVLTARREVIVSGGGLLSPSILENSGIGRADVLSAAGISQIIDLPGVGENLQDHIRIQSSYELKSNYTGYDRLKYDTVYAAEQLQLWRQGKTSMYGYSGSGYTFTNWNQALGDDGEAALAALAQTAIVDTNNPVEKKKLQWLNDTTVPQLEILFSDGYTGVKGYPASGSPGYGKDYFTLIAAIMHPLSRGHVHVNPADPLGPPLIDPNYLSNEYDLQAAIQAIKKCRQVALTEPLRSTWVSEYEPGLNTTTDAQWRDFALRTTLSIYHPVGSCAMLPKEDGGVVDPSLKVYGAENLRVVDASIMPVLISAHIQTAIYGIAERAADIIIEAAKKL